The genomic DNA GCGGGTCCTTCAGCAGCACCCTGGCGATCGCGATGCGCTGCTTCTCGCCGCCGGAGAGCCGGTAGCCGCGCTCCCCGACGATCGTGTCGTAGCCGTGCTCGAACCCGGCGATGATGTGGTGGATGTTCGCCGCCGTGCAGGCCGCGATGACCTCGTTCTCGGTGGCATCCGGCCTGGCGTACATGAGGTTCTCGCGGATCGTCGCGTGGAACAGATAGGTCTCCTGCGAGACGATGCCGACGTTGTCGATGATCGACTCCTGCGTGAGCGTGCGCACATCGGCTCCGGCGAACAGCACCGCTCCCCCGTGCGCCTCGTACAACCGCGGAGCGAGGTACAGGATCGTCGTCTTGCCCGCCCCGGACGGCCCGACGAAAGCGATATGCTGGCCCGGCTCCGCCACGAACGAGACGCCCTGCAGAGTCGGACGGGCGTCGGGCGCAGCATCCGGATACCTGAACACGACCTCGTCGAACTCGACCCGACCGAGGGGCCCAGGCGCCGCATCCACCGGGATCGCATCCGAGGAATCCTCGATCTCCGGCACCAGATCGAGGTACTCGAAGATGCGCGCGAACAGCGCCTGCGAGGTCTGCAGATCGAGCGATACCCGCATGAGCCCCATCAGCGGCTGCAGCAGCCGCGCCTGCACGGTGGTGAACGCGACCACTGTGCCCGCGGTGATCGCCCCAGCGCCTCCGGCGATCAGGTAGCCCGATACGAGGTAGATGACGGCGGGAACCGACGCCATCAGCACCTGGACGACGGCGAAGAAGCCCTGGCCGCTCATCGCCCGGCGGACCTGCAGCTTCACCTGATTGCGATTCTCGCCCTGATACCGCTGCGATTCGGCCCGCTGGCGGTTGAACGACTTCGACAGCAGCATGCCCGAGACGCTCAGGGTCTCCTGAGTGATGGACGTCAACTCCGAGAGCGATTCCTGCGTCTCCCCCGCGATACGCGCGCGGACCTGACCGACACGGCGCTGCACGATGATCAGGAACGGCATCAGCACGACAGCGATGAGGGTGAGGCGCCAGTCGATCAGGATCATCGCCACCAGCGACGCGATCACCGTCACGACATTGCCCAGGATGCTGGTGACCGTGTTCGTGAGCACGCCGGAGACACCGCCGACATCGTTCTGCAGTCGCGACTGGATGACACCGGTCTTGGTGCGCGTGAAGAAGCCGAGTTCCATCGCCTGAAGGTGTTCGAACAGCCGAACGCGCAGATCACCCGTGACGCTGTTGCCCACCGTCGAGGTCAACCAGGTCTGGCCGACGCCGAGCACGGCGGAGAGCAGGAAGAGCCCGACCATGATCAGCACGAGACGGATGAGCAGTGCGATCTCGGGACTGCCGCCGTCGACCGGGAAGAGCGCGTCGTCGAATATGCGCTGGACGATCAGCGGCGGGATGACCGCGATGCCGGCCCCGACCACCACGAGGATGCCGGTGAGGATGATGCGGCCGAGATAAGGACGGAACAAACCCACGACCCGCTGTCCGAGTCCGGAGATCCGCGGCGCCTCGGCGTTCAACCGCTTCTGCGCCGCCTCGTCGACACCGCGGAAGCCACCTCCACCTCCACCACCGCGCCCGCCGCCCATGCTCATCCGGTCAGCCTAGCCCCGAGAAAATCTCGCCGGAGAGGGAATGCCCGCAGGCAGGACTGCGTTACCATGATTCGTTGTCAACGAGTGGGTTCCGCTTCTTCGGCTCCGTCGTCGGCCTTCCGCCACCCCCATCCACTGAGGAGACGCTTTGGCCACCACATCCACCGGTTCGGTACCCGCCGTCAAGACGGAACCGACCATCGCACCATCCGACATGCGAGTCATCTGGCTGCTGCTCGTGGCAGCCTTCGTCGCGATCCTGAACGAGACGACGATGGGGATAGCGATCCCCCATCTGAACGCCGACCTGGGCATCCCACCGGAACTCGGCCAGTGGCTCACCAGCGCGTTCATGCTCACGATGGCGATCGTGATCCCCACGACCGGTTTCCTGCTTCAGCGCTTCACCACGCGCCAGGTCTTCATCGCCGCGATGTCGGCGTTCTCCCTCGGCACGATCGTGGCCCTCATCGCACCAGGCTTCGAGGTGCTGCTGGTCGGACGCGTGATCCAGGCCGGCGGTACCGGCATCATGATGCCGCTGCTGATGACCACGATGATGAATGTTGTCCCGCCGCAGTCCCGCGGCCGGATGATGGGTCGTGTCGGCCTCGTCATCTCGCTCGCTCCGGCGATCGGTCCGACACTCGCGGGTGCCGTGCTCGAGACGCTGAGCTGGCGCTGGCTGTTCGCGATCGTCCTGCCGATCGCCCTCGTCTCCCTCGCCATGGGCGCGAAGTGGATGACGAACCTCGGCGAGACGAAGAACGCTCCGGTCGACGTACTGTCGATCGTCCTCTCCGCCTTCGGCTTCGGCGGCGTCGTGTACGGTCTCAGCCAGTTCGGCGGCGCAGGCGAGTCGAACGGCACGACGATCGGCGTCGTCTCACTGGTTGTCGGCGGTGTGTCGCTCGCACTGTTCGTGTGGCGGCAGCTCGTGCTGCAGCGCGTCGACGACGCGCTGCTCGACCTGCGCGTGTTCCGCTCCGGCAACTACACGATCGCCGTCATCGTCATGGGCATCCTCGCCCTGTCGATGTTCGGAACGCTCACGCTGCTGCCGCAGTACCTGCAGAACGTCGCGGGACTCGATGCGCTGCAGTCCGGCCTGATCCTGCTTCCCGGGTCGATCCTGATGGGACTCCTCGGCCCGATCATGGGTCGCATCTACGACGCCCGTGGCACCCGCACGCTGCTCATCCCCGGCACGATCATGGTGTCGGCAGCGCTGTTCTTCTACTCCACGGTCGGCGAGCACACGCAGTGGTGGATGCTCGTGATCTCGCAGACCTTCATGTCGGTGGGTCTCGCGATGTCGTTCACACCGCTGTTCTCCGCATCGCTCGGATCGCTGCAGCGTCACCTGTACTCGCACGGTTCCGCCGTGCTCAACACGATCCAGCAGGTCGCCGGTGCGGCCGGCGTCGCTGTACTGACGGTCACCTACTCGTCGATCCTGCACGCCGGCGAGAGCGAAGGACTGTCGACGGCGGTCGCCGGCGCTCCGGGAGCGCGCATGGCATTCCTGATCGCGGCCATCATCTCGCTGGGATCAGTGGCCTTGAGCGCGTTCATCCGCAAGCCGGCGGATGACGTGGGCGGGGAGTTCCACAGCGGTCACTGACCGCCGGCGGAGATGCCCTACCCGGGCAGGGAGCAGGAACCGCCGCAGCAGCTGCCGGCGTTGTCGTCACCCAGCAGATTCAAGCCTGCGGGGATGACAGGGACGTCGACCGCAGCGGTCGATTCCGAGGTCTCACGAATGGTCATTGTTCCATGCTACGCCCGAGCACGGACTGCGGCGTCAGGCTCGCATCGGGCGCGGCTCTGGACAGTTCGACAGTCGTGCCCAAAACTCGGAGTATGAACGACTCCCCTGACGCGAGCAAGGACGCGCGGCTCGACGCGGAAACCGATGGGCGTGCCGGCGCGAAGCGTGACGGACGCGACGAGACGCGCGATGAACGCGCGGATCGCAATTGGGAAGAGCTCATGCAGGAACTGCGCGTGATGCAGACCGGCACGCAGGTGCTTTCCGGTTTTCTGCTCGCGGTGGCGTTCCAGCCGCGATTCACCGAGCTCGACGACCTGCAGCGCACGCTCTAC from Microbacterium profundi includes the following:
- a CDS encoding ABC transporter ATP-binding protein — its product is MGGGRGGGGGGGFRGVDEAAQKRLNAEAPRISGLGQRVVGLFRPYLGRIILTGILVVVGAGIAVIPPLIVQRIFDDALFPVDGGSPEIALLIRLVLIMVGLFLLSAVLGVGQTWLTSTVGNSVTGDLRVRLFEHLQAMELGFFTRTKTGVIQSRLQNDVGGVSGVLTNTVTSILGNVVTVIASLVAMILIDWRLTLIAVVLMPFLIIVQRRVGQVRARIAGETQESLSELTSITQETLSVSGMLLSKSFNRQRAESQRYQGENRNQVKLQVRRAMSGQGFFAVVQVLMASVPAVIYLVSGYLIAGGAGAITAGTVVAFTTVQARLLQPLMGLMRVSLDLQTSQALFARIFEYLDLVPEIEDSSDAIPVDAAPGPLGRVEFDEVVFRYPDAAPDARPTLQGVSFVAEPGQHIAFVGPSGAGKTTILYLAPRLYEAHGGAVLFAGADVRTLTQESIIDNVGIVSQETYLFHATIRENLMYARPDATENEVIAACTAANIHHIIAGFEHGYDTIVGERGYRLSGGEKQRIAIARVLLKDPPVLLLDEATSALDTVSERVVQEALDEAARGRTTISIAHRLSTVMGADVIHVLEAGQIVESGTHGELLAQGGLYAELAAQQVAASRVLETETVVENVIGGGVAAAFANRRADRAPDDSAGADAVDALTSPVPLLDGAGTDQRVYPAEG
- a CDS encoding MDR family MFS transporter; protein product: MRVIWLLLVAAFVAILNETTMGIAIPHLNADLGIPPELGQWLTSAFMLTMAIVIPTTGFLLQRFTTRQVFIAAMSAFSLGTIVALIAPGFEVLLVGRVIQAGGTGIMMPLLMTTMMNVVPPQSRGRMMGRVGLVISLAPAIGPTLAGAVLETLSWRWLFAIVLPIALVSLAMGAKWMTNLGETKNAPVDVLSIVLSAFGFGGVVYGLSQFGGAGESNGTTIGVVSLVVGGVSLALFVWRQLVLQRVDDALLDLRVFRSGNYTIAVIVMGILALSMFGTLTLLPQYLQNVAGLDALQSGLILLPGSILMGLLGPIMGRIYDARGTRTLLIPGTIMVSAALFFYSTVGEHTQWWMLVISQTFMSVGLAMSFTPLFSASLGSLQRHLYSHGSAVLNTIQQVAGAAGVAVLTVTYSSILHAGESEGLSTAVAGAPGARMAFLIAAIISLGSVALSAFIRKPADDVGGEFHSGH